In Deinococcus puniceus, one genomic interval encodes:
- a CDS encoding TspO/MBR family protein — protein MTGLPRQLTLLAATLLTLVMNYLSNALPLFGNSNGDISDRLPNAFTPAGLTFAIWGPIFLGMLAFAVYQALPAQRGPRHDRLFWPFLLGNLLNVSWLFAFQSLNFGPSVVIMLALLASLIWLYLTVRDMKPQGAETLTLQLPASLYLGWISVATIANVTAFLVSAGVTQGALGLGAQAWSAVLLVIAALIGVFFLARFRDYAFAGVLLWAFYGVYLARPEVNTVVIAVAIAAALVVVLGGAASARRGRNTLI, from the coding sequence ATGACCGGACTTCCCCGACAACTGACACTGCTAGCGGCAACCCTGCTGACCTTGGTCATGAATTATCTCAGTAACGCCCTCCCGCTGTTCGGCAACAGCAACGGCGATATCAGCGACAGGTTACCCAACGCTTTTACGCCCGCTGGCCTGACTTTCGCCATCTGGGGGCCGATCTTTTTGGGGATGCTGGCGTTCGCTGTGTATCAGGCGTTGCCCGCCCAGCGTGGCCCCCGCCATGACCGCCTGTTCTGGCCGTTCCTGCTGGGCAACCTGCTGAACGTGTCTTGGCTGTTCGCCTTCCAGAGCCTGAACTTTGGGCCGAGTGTGGTCATCATGCTGGCGCTGCTGGCGAGCCTGATCTGGCTGTACCTGACGGTGCGTGACATGAAACCGCAGGGCGCAGAAACCCTGACTCTGCAACTGCCCGCCAGCCTGTATCTGGGCTGGATCAGCGTGGCGACGATTGCCAACGTCACCGCTTTTCTGGTCAGCGCGGGCGTCACGCAGGGCGCACTGGGGCTGGGCGCTCAGGCGTGGTCGGCGGTGTTGCTGGTCATCGCGGCCCTGATCGGCGTGTTTTTCCTCGCCCGCTTCCGCGACTACGCCTTTGCAGGGGTGTTGCTGTGGGCGTTTTACGGCGTATATCTGGCTCGCCCAGAAGTGAACACGGTGGTGATTGCGGTGGCTATAGCGGCAGCCTTGGTGGTGGTGTTGGGTGGCGCGGCCTCCGCACGGCGCGGGCGCAATACGTTGATCTAG
- a CDS encoding serine/threonine-protein kinase yields the protein MLDLSGSQPIEHPRTVAARGGVLSETGEWRGQNVFVKTLLTADPDVRERFKHEGQIAAMLDHPLVVPLLARTPTQLLFPFIPGGTLRDLALCGPMSAAEASAVAMGVLHATAHLHSRGVTHQDLKPENVLLMRGPVQADSVRVIDFGMSHARTLPLDIHSGTRMGTPHFMAPEQFKGVRGDPRSDLYSVAVLMFDCLAGHPPYEDALGWLVGIHERRAALPGPAELHPVMLAALDRDPSGRHNSAAEMLQQLCAVRRQLGFSVSGPYESALSPDITTPGMTVGETA from the coding sequence GTGTTAGATTTATCCGGTTCGCAACCTATTGAACACCCCCGCACGGTGGCGGCGCGGGGCGGCGTGCTGAGCGAAACAGGCGAGTGGCGCGGCCAGAATGTCTTCGTCAAGACCCTGCTGACGGCTGACCCCGATGTACGCGAACGCTTTAAGCATGAGGGCCAGATTGCTGCCATGCTGGATCATCCGCTGGTGGTGCCGTTACTGGCCCGCACACCCACGCAGTTGCTCTTTCCTTTTATTCCCGGCGGCACGTTGCGCGATCTGGCACTGTGCGGCCCCATGTCGGCAGCCGAGGCGAGCGCGGTGGCCATGGGCGTGCTGCACGCCACCGCCCACCTGCATTCGCGGGGCGTGACCCATCAGGATCTGAAGCCGGAAAATGTATTGCTGATGCGCGGGCCTGTGCAGGCGGACTCGGTGCGGGTCATCGACTTCGGCATGAGTCACGCCCGCACCTTGCCGCTCGATATTCACAGCGGGACGCGCATGGGCACGCCGCATTTTATGGCTCCAGAACAGTTCAAAGGCGTGCGCGGCGATCCCCGCAGCGACCTGTATTCGGTGGCCGTGCTGATGTTCGATTGCCTCGCCGGACACCCACCCTACGAGGACGCGCTGGGCTGGCTGGTGGGCATCCATGAGCGCCGCGCCGCGCTGCCCGGCCCCGCCGAACTACATCCGGTGATGTTGGCAGCCCTTGACCGAGACCCCAGTGGACGCCACAACAGCGCCGCCGAGATGCTGCAACAACTGTGTGCAGTGCGGCGTCAATTGGGCTTTTCGGTCAGTGGGCCATACGAATCTGCGCTGTCGCCGGACATTACGACACCGGGCATGACTGTGGGGGAAACCGCTTGA
- the argJ gene encoding bifunctional glutamate N-acetyltransferase/amino-acid acetyltransferase ArgJ — protein sequence MQFPKGFLAAAIAAGIKPSGKTDLSCVVSDTDCVWAFAGTRSTTAAACVTRNREVYAAGGPVRALVVNAGNANAATGKRGANDNADIADALGSVLNVDQDAVLTASTGIIGHLLPMDKVLSGVEHLPEDLSPQADAFAAAIMTTDLVPKTASVTLSTGATIVGTAKGSGMIHPDMATMFAFAFTDAAVDQAALRAAFPAIVNRTFNAVTVDGDTSTNDMALVLANGQAGAVDSAEFLTALEGVMRDLARQIAADGEGATKLLTVRVAGAATEAEALAAARTCCVSPLLKSALHGNDPNWGRVIMAVGRSGAGVNIEKMTVAVQGTPVFAGRPLPYDAAAVSASMKADEVIFDVNLGVGEAVGEAWGCDLSAEYVSINAEYTT from the coding sequence ATGCAGTTTCCCAAGGGGTTTTTAGCGGCGGCCATCGCGGCGGGCATCAAGCCGAGTGGCAAAACAGACTTGAGTTGCGTGGTGTCGGACACGGACTGCGTATGGGCGTTTGCAGGCACGCGCAGCACCACCGCCGCCGCGTGTGTGACGCGCAACCGTGAAGTGTATGCAGCGGGCGGCCCGGTGCGTGCCCTTGTGGTGAATGCCGGAAATGCCAACGCCGCCACCGGCAAGCGTGGAGCAAACGACAACGCCGATATAGCCGACGCGCTCGGCAGCGTGCTGAACGTAGACCAAGACGCCGTACTGACGGCCAGCACCGGCATCATCGGCCACCTGCTGCCGATGGACAAAGTGCTGAGCGGCGTGGAGCATCTGCCCGAAGACCTCTCACCCCAAGCCGACGCTTTTGCAGCAGCCATCATGACCACTGACCTCGTACCAAAAACGGCGTCGGTCACGCTGTCTACAGGCGCAACCATCGTAGGCACCGCCAAAGGCAGCGGCATGATTCACCCCGATATGGCGACCATGTTCGCCTTCGCCTTCACAGACGCAGCCGTAGACCAAGCGGCGCTGCGGGCAGCGTTTCCGGCCATCGTGAACCGCACCTTCAACGCCGTGACCGTCGATGGCGACACCAGCACCAACGATATGGCCCTCGTGCTGGCAAACGGGCAAGCCGGGGCGGTAGACAGCGCCGAATTTTTGACGGCCCTAGAAGGCGTGATGCGTGACCTCGCCCGCCAGATCGCCGCCGATGGTGAGGGAGCCACCAAGCTGCTGACCGTGCGTGTGGCTGGAGCCGCTACCGAAGCCGAAGCGTTGGCCGCCGCCCGCACCTGTTGCGTCAGCCCGCTGCTGAAGAGCGCTCTGCACGGCAACGATCCCAACTGGGGCCGCGTGATCATGGCGGTGGGCCGCAGCGGTGCAGGCGTGAACATCGAGAAAATGACGGTGGCGGTGCAGGGCACACCTGTCTTCGCAGGCCGCCCCCTGCCCTACGACGCCGCAGCTGTCAGCGCCAGCATGAAAGCCGATGAAGTGATCTTCGACGTGAATCTGGGTGTTGGCGAAGCCGTGGGCGAAGCGTGGGGCTGCGATCTCAGCGCGGAATATGTGAGTATCAACGCGGAATACACCACTTAA
- a CDS encoding GMC family oxidoreductase produces the protein MTTQTGATDLRADVIIVGAGSGGCVLARRLLDKGARVLLLEAGGSDTQPGTGLLIRAPAAFPKLFKTGVDWAFDTVEQPHAGGRRFYWPRGKVLGGSSAINATIYIRGSKADFDGWGEGWRWDDVLPAFRGIEKFTGEGGEFRGDAGELAVGHRAASHSLSHAFVQAASGVLGVPAVTSFNHGTLEGAGILESNHHRGERQSAFRAFLQPVLNHPNLTVLTGARVLELLWDGKRAVGVRMRWRGRTLDAPAGGVVLAAGAVQTPQLLMLSGVGPDTELARHGITVRVNLPGVGGGLQDHLAVPVIFRSKVQSLDGGSEGAAFAQWLLNRTGPLASNIAEASAFVRSGPDLPHADLQYHFGPAYFRDHGFQRADGWHFSVGPVLVEPYSSGRIGLSSADPLAAPRIDPQYLSDERDLRALVSGVRQARDIAAGEGLRQVNAGEVLPGDASTSDAALADYVRQECATLYHPVGTAALGDGDDAVVDRTLAVHGTQGLWVADASVMPRIIHANTNATSMMIGARAAEFVGRSL, from the coding sequence ATGACAACCCAGACCGGAGCAACTGACTTGCGGGCAGACGTGATTATCGTGGGGGCAGGTTCGGGCGGCTGCGTGCTGGCGCGGCGGTTGCTGGACAAGGGCGCACGGGTGCTGCTGCTGGAAGCGGGCGGCTCCGACACCCAACCCGGCACCGGCCTGCTGATCCGTGCGCCCGCCGCGTTTCCCAAGCTGTTCAAAACGGGCGTGGACTGGGCCTTCGACACCGTAGAGCAGCCCCACGCGGGTGGGCGGCGCTTTTATTGGCCGCGTGGCAAAGTGCTGGGCGGCAGCAGCGCCATCAATGCCACCATCTACATTCGCGGTTCTAAGGCCGATTTTGACGGCTGGGGCGAGGGCTGGCGCTGGGATGACGTGTTGCCCGCGTTTCGGGGAATAGAAAAGTTTACGGGGGAAGGGGGCGAGTTTCGCGGCGACGCTGGAGAGTTGGCGGTGGGCCACCGGGCCGCGTCACATAGCCTGAGTCACGCCTTCGTGCAGGCGGCCAGCGGCGTACTGGGCGTGCCAGCCGTAACAAGCTTCAATCACGGCACGCTGGAAGGCGCGGGCATTCTGGAAAGCAACCACCACCGGGGCGAGCGGCAAAGTGCGTTCCGGGCGTTCCTGCAGCCTGTACTGAACCACCCGAATCTGACCGTACTGACCGGGGCGCGGGTGCTGGAACTGCTCTGGGACGGCAAGCGGGCAGTGGGCGTGCGAATGCGTTGGCGGGGGCGCACGCTGGACGCTCCGGCGGGGGGCGTGGTGCTGGCGGCGGGCGCGGTTCAGACGCCGCAATTGCTGATGCTGTCGGGCGTGGGGCCGGACACAGAACTGGCGCGGCACGGAATAACTGTGCGTGTGAATCTGCCGGGCGTGGGCGGGGGCCTGCAAGATCATCTGGCCGTGCCTGTCATCTTCCGGTCAAAGGTGCAGTCGCTGGACGGAGGCTCGGAAGGGGCAGCCTTCGCGCAGTGGCTCCTCAACCGCACGGGGCCGCTCGCCAGCAATATTGCCGAGGCGAGTGCTTTCGTGCGCTCTGGGCCGGACTTGCCGCACGCCGATTTGCAGTATCACTTTGGCCCGGCCTATTTCCGCGATCACGGGTTTCAACGGGCTGACGGCTGGCATTTTTCGGTTGGCCCGGTGTTGGTGGAGCCGTACAGCAGCGGGCGCATCGGCCTCAGCAGTGCCGATCCGCTGGCCGCGCCGCGCATAGACCCGCAGTATCTCAGCGACGAGCGCGACTTGCGGGCGCTGGTGTCAGGCGTGCGGCAGGCGCGTGACATTGCGGCGGGTGAGGGACTGCGGCAGGTGAACGCGGGCGAAGTCTTGCCGGGCGACGCTTCGACTTCCGATGCGGCATTGGCGGACTATGTGCGGCAGGAATGCGCCACGCTTTATCACCCAGTCGGAACGGCGGCACTGGGCGACGGAGACGACGCGGTGGTAGACCGGACATTGGCGGTGCATGGGACGCAAGGGTTATGGGTAGCCGACGCCTCCGTGATGCCGCGCATCATTCACGCCAATACCAACGCCACATCAATGATGATAGGGGCACGCGCCGCCGAATTCGTGGGCCGCAGCCTGTAG
- the holA gene encoding DNA polymerase III subunit delta has protein sequence MSLVVFTGNRFLAEETLRDTLTARGLNPRELPRMGAEDVTAEALRPHLSPGLFGDGGVIVDFDGVKPDKALLELLASAQVTVAILDEAPPATRLKAYAGAEQIASAAPAKAGEVAGWVGMRAKKMGIKLERDAALYLAEVFGADLAGIASELTKLTLIDGPFTADAVQHVVGREPPGDSFAMLGAATAGRPGEAVMQLRRLIASGEDPFKLMGAVVWQYALVARCVALLQEGGRVTEAAAAQRLGVKPYPAKKALDVARRLNEGKIRAHLGRILDADLAMKRGLDAGVTMERLMVQLSL, from the coding sequence TTGAGCCTGGTCGTGTTTACGGGCAACCGCTTTCTGGCCGAAGAAACGCTGCGCGACACCCTGACCGCGCGTGGACTGAATCCACGAGAATTGCCCCGCATGGGTGCCGAGGACGTGACCGCTGAGGCCCTGCGCCCCCACCTCTCGCCCGGCCTGTTCGGAGACGGCGGCGTGATCGTGGATTTTGACGGTGTGAAGCCCGACAAGGCGCTGTTGGAACTGCTGGCTTCAGCACAGGTGACGGTGGCAATTTTGGATGAAGCACCGCCCGCCACGCGCCTGAAGGCCTACGCTGGGGCCGAACAGATCGCCTCGGCGGCTCCGGCCAAAGCGGGCGAGGTGGCCGGATGGGTAGGGATGCGGGCCAAAAAAATGGGGATCAAGCTTGAACGGGACGCCGCCCTGTACTTGGCCGAAGTGTTCGGGGCCGACCTCGCGGGGATCGCGTCGGAATTGACCAAGCTCACGCTGATAGACGGGCCATTTACCGCCGACGCCGTGCAGCACGTGGTGGGCCGCGAGCCACCCGGAGACAGCTTTGCCATGTTGGGCGCGGCCACGGCGGGGCGTCCGGGTGAAGCCGTGATGCAGCTGCGCCGCCTGATCGCGTCGGGCGAAGACCCCTTCAAGCTGATGGGCGCGGTGGTCTGGCAATACGCGCTGGTGGCCCGCTGCGTGGCCCTGCTGCAAGAAGGGGGTCGCGTGACCGAAGCCGCCGCCGCCCAACGCCTAGGCGTGAAACCGTACCCGGCGAAGAAGGCGCTGGACGTTGCAAGGCGTCTGAACGAAGGCAAGATTCGCGCTCATTTGGGCCGGATTCTGGATGCGGATTTGGCAATGAAGCGCGGGCTGGATGCGGGAGTAACGATGGAACGGCTGATGGTGCAGTTGAGCTTGTAG
- a CDS encoding acyl-CoA dehydrogenase family protein, translating to MDFTLSDEQRQLQQLARDFARKEIIPIAAEYDQREELPWQVVEKAFEVGLLNAAIPEHAGGLGLGMFDECLIGEELAYGCMGIYTILMASELGITPILVGGTEEQQQRFLGPMTEKASLAAFALSEPNNGSDAAAMHTTAVLDGDEWVINGTKMWISNGGMAEVTVVFATTDRQGGHKASVALVVPKDAPGFSYNKIKHKMGQRASLTSELVFENVRVPRENQLGGLGDGFKIAMKTLDKTRIPVAAGSVGIARRALDESVKYAKAREAFGKPISTFQAIQFKIAEMAMGIETGRLMYQKAAWLVDQGQAHGFESAIAKAYCSEMAFDAANEAIQVHGGYGYVGEYPVEKLLRDVKLNQIYEGTNEIQRVVISRQLLK from the coding sequence ATGGATTTCACCTTGTCTGACGAGCAACGCCAGTTGCAGCAACTTGCCCGCGATTTTGCCCGCAAGGAAATTATTCCGATTGCCGCCGAGTACGATCAGCGCGAAGAATTGCCTTGGCAAGTGGTTGAAAAGGCCTTTGAAGTGGGCCTGCTGAACGCCGCCATTCCTGAACACGCGGGCGGGCTGGGACTGGGCATGTTCGACGAATGCCTGATCGGAGAGGAACTGGCTTACGGCTGCATGGGCATCTACACGATTCTGATGGCCTCCGAGCTGGGCATTACGCCGATTCTGGTGGGCGGCACCGAGGAGCAGCAGCAGCGGTTTTTGGGGCCGATGACCGAGAAAGCCAGCCTCGCCGCTTTTGCCCTCAGCGAACCCAACAACGGGTCTGATGCTGCCGCCATGCACACGACGGCTGTGCTGGACGGCGACGAGTGGGTCATCAACGGCACCAAAATGTGGATCAGCAACGGTGGGATGGCCGAAGTCACGGTGGTATTCGCCACCACAGACCGTCAGGGCGGGCATAAAGCAAGCGTCGCCTTGGTGGTTCCGAAGGACGCGCCCGGCTTCAGCTACAACAAGATCAAGCACAAGATGGGTCAGCGGGCCAGCCTGACCAGCGAACTGGTGTTTGAAAACGTGCGTGTGCCGCGTGAAAACCAGTTGGGCGGCTTGGGCGACGGCTTCAAGATTGCCATGAAGACGCTGGACAAAACCCGCATTCCGGTGGCGGCAGGTTCGGTAGGCATTGCACGGCGGGCGCTGGATGAATCGGTGAAGTATGCCAAAGCGCGGGAAGCCTTCGGGAAGCCGATTTCCACCTTTCAGGCCATCCAATTTAAGATTGCGGAAATGGCGATGGGCATAGAAACGGGCCGCCTGATGTACCAAAAAGCCGCGTGGTTGGTGGATCAGGGGCAGGCGCACGGGTTCGAAAGCGCCATTGCCAAGGCCTACTGCTCCGAAATGGCCTTCGACGCCGCCAACGAAGCGATTCAGGTACACGGCGGTTACGGCTACGTGGGTGAATACCCGGTAGAAAAACTGCTGCGCGACGTGAAACTGAACCAGATCTACGAGGGAACCAACGAGATTCAGCGCGTGGTGATCAGCCGTCAATTGCTGAAGTAA